Proteins encoded together in one Pantoea sp. CCBC3-3-1 window:
- a CDS encoding ornithine decarboxylase produces the protein MTPLKIAASTTVAIHLQTGREVVTLEKTDFTDVAAVVVSVADSRSGMLALLRHTGFNLPVFIALDDADQAQDLPEVTGLLTGEADDAARLEAAASHYQSGLLPPFFETLTKYVAMDNSTFACPGHQGGAFFKKHPAGRQFYDFFGENVFRADMCNADVKLGDLLIHEGSAKDAQKFAAKVFNADKTYFVLNGTSSANKVVTNALLTRGDLVLFDRNNHKSNHHGALIQAGATPVYLETARNPFGFIGGIDAHCFDEAYLRQQIAQVAPERVTEARPFRLAVIQLGTYDGTVYNARKVIDSIGHLCDYILFDSAWVGYEQFIPVMEACSPLLLTLNENDPGIFVTQSVHKQQAGFSQTSQIHKKDNHIRGQQRFCSHKRLNNAFMLHASTSPFYPLFAALDVNAKMHQGEAGRRLWHECVTLGIDARKAILAKCEMIKPFIPDEVEGQPWQDAPTATIASDARYFSFAPRAAWHGFAGYERDQYLIDPCKLLLTTPGIDAASGQYASFGIPATILANYLRENGVVPEKCDLNSILFLLTPAESVEKMAHLVAKLAQFEQHIKEDALLRDVLPTIYRKNAARYEGYTLRRLCMEMHQLYVSHGVKDLQKAMFRQESLPAVAMNPQDANREFIRGNVELVPIAEAQGRIAAEGALPYPPGVLCVVPGEVWGGAVQRYFLALEEGLNLLPGFSPELQGVYAETDENGVKRLMGYMING, from the coding sequence ATGACACCTTTGAAAATTGCAGCCAGCACCACTGTGGCCATCCATCTCCAGACCGGGCGCGAAGTCGTCACGCTGGAAAAAACCGATTTTACTGATGTGGCGGCGGTGGTCGTCTCCGTTGCAGACTCACGCAGCGGCATGCTGGCTCTGCTGCGCCACACCGGGTTTAATCTGCCGGTCTTTATTGCCCTGGATGACGCTGACCAGGCGCAGGATTTACCCGAGGTGACGGGTTTATTGACCGGTGAAGCGGATGATGCCGCCAGGCTGGAAGCGGCTGCCTCACACTATCAGTCCGGCCTGTTACCGCCATTTTTCGAGACGCTAACTAAATATGTGGCGATGGATAACAGTACTTTTGCCTGTCCGGGCCATCAGGGCGGCGCGTTCTTCAAAAAGCATCCGGCCGGCCGTCAGTTTTATGATTTCTTCGGTGAGAACGTTTTTCGTGCCGATATGTGCAACGCCGACGTCAAATTAGGCGATCTGCTGATCCACGAAGGATCGGCCAAGGATGCGCAAAAATTTGCGGCCAAAGTATTTAACGCCGACAAAACCTATTTTGTGCTGAACGGCACGTCCAGCGCCAATAAAGTGGTGACGAATGCGCTGCTGACGCGTGGCGATCTGGTGCTGTTTGACCGTAATAACCATAAATCGAATCATCACGGCGCATTGATTCAGGCTGGCGCGACGCCTGTTTATCTGGAAACGGCACGTAACCCGTTTGGGTTTATTGGCGGTATTGACGCCCACTGTTTTGATGAAGCTTATCTGCGTCAGCAAATCGCCCAGGTCGCGCCTGAGCGGGTCACGGAAGCACGTCCTTTCCGTCTGGCCGTTATCCAGCTCGGGACCTACGACGGCACGGTTTATAACGCGCGTAAGGTGATCGACAGCATTGGTCATCTGTGTGACTACATCCTGTTTGATTCAGCCTGGGTGGGGTACGAGCAGTTTATTCCCGTGATGGAAGCCTGTTCGCCGCTGTTGCTGACGCTGAACGAGAACGACCCCGGTATTTTTGTAACGCAGTCGGTGCACAAGCAGCAGGCGGGCTTCTCGCAGACTTCGCAGATCCACAAAAAAGACAATCACATTCGTGGTCAGCAGCGTTTTTGCAGCCATAAGCGGCTCAATAATGCTTTTATGCTGCATGCTTCAACCAGCCCGTTTTATCCGCTGTTCGCGGCGCTGGACGTGAATGCCAAAATGCATCAGGGCGAAGCGGGCCGCCGGTTGTGGCACGAATGCGTTACGTTAGGCATTGATGCGCGTAAGGCGATCCTTGCCAAATGCGAGATGATCAAACCTTTTATTCCTGACGAGGTAGAAGGGCAACCCTGGCAGGATGCGCCAACCGCAACCATCGCCTCAGACGCGCGCTATTTCAGTTTTGCGCCTCGTGCTGCCTGGCACGGTTTTGCTGGCTACGAGCGGGATCAGTATCTGATCGATCCCTGCAAGCTGCTGCTGACGACGCCGGGAATTGATGCCGCCAGCGGCCAGTATGCGTCGTTTGGTATTCCGGCCACCATCCTGGCGAACTATCTGCGCGAAAATGGCGTAGTGCCGGAGAAATGCGATCTTAACTCGATTCTGTTCCTGCTCACCCCGGCAGAAAGCGTGGAGAAAATGGCGCATTTGGTGGCGAAACTGGCGCAGTTTGAACAACATATCAAGGAAGATGCGCTGTTACGCGATGTGCTGCCCACTATTTACCGCAAGAATGCAGCGCGTTACGAAGGTTATACGCTACGCCGCCTTTGCATGGAGATGCATCAGCTTTACGTCAGCCACGGCGTGAAGGACTTGCAGAAAGCGATGTTCCGCCAGGAAAGTTTACCAGCTGTGGCAATGAACCCTCAGGATGCAAACCGGGAGTTTATTCGCGGCAATGTCGAACTGGTGCCGATCGCTGAAGCACAAGGGCGGATCGCCGCAGAGGGCGCATTACCTTATCCACCGGGCGTGCTTTGCGTGGTCCCCGGCGAAGTTTGGGGCGGGGCGGTGCAACGCTATTTCCTTGCGCTGGAAGAGGGGCTGAATCTACTGCCCGGCTTCTCGCCCGAACTTCAAGGCGTCTATGCCGAAACGGACGAAAACGGCGTTAAGCGTTTGATGGGCTATATGATCAACGGCTGA
- a CDS encoding site-specific integrase, which produces MNENSADWLWQELMDEYFFCKSLREDTEWSYKKVVRGFRKHIGEACPPYGITSRDVLEWRRRVLKKQCLSAHTWNNKVSHMRALYNFAITSQLTNLSKNPFNGVSVKQDKKRKKTLTKNQMIKIWLTMQQFASEPRTESKCALRPVWYWLTVLDTLRYTGMRQNQLLHIRLKDVSLDDGWIELRAEGSKTYREWRVPVVSHLRPRLEALLQRARDCGAGNNDSLFHYERFVSSPAERASLSEKPSLQPLRSFFRRLSKECGFDVSPHRFRHTLATTLMSSPERNLQLVKGLLGHRNVSTTMEYVDISMDIVSQALEKEMALYTDKAEEMFYNG; this is translated from the coding sequence ATGAACGAAAATAGTGCTGACTGGCTCTGGCAGGAACTTATGGATGAGTACTTTTTCTGTAAATCGCTGCGCGAAGATACCGAGTGGAGTTATAAGAAGGTTGTTCGTGGTTTCAGGAAGCATATTGGGGAAGCCTGTCCGCCTTACGGCATAACCAGTCGCGATGTGCTTGAGTGGCGAAGGCGTGTGCTCAAGAAGCAGTGCCTTTCTGCACATACCTGGAACAATAAGGTCAGCCATATGCGTGCCCTGTATAATTTTGCCATCACTTCTCAACTGACGAACTTAAGTAAAAATCCCTTCAATGGTGTATCGGTCAAACAGGACAAGAAGCGTAAAAAAACGCTAACAAAAAACCAGATGATAAAAATCTGGCTAACTATGCAGCAATTTGCTTCTGAGCCCAGAACCGAGTCTAAATGCGCTCTGAGGCCAGTATGGTACTGGCTGACTGTCCTGGACACGTTGCGTTACACCGGTATGCGGCAAAATCAACTGCTCCATATACGTCTAAAAGATGTGTCTCTTGACGATGGGTGGATTGAATTAAGAGCGGAAGGCAGTAAAACGTACCGGGAATGGCGGGTTCCCGTTGTCAGTCATTTACGACCGAGACTGGAAGCGTTGCTTCAGCGTGCAAGGGACTGCGGTGCCGGCAATAATGATTCGCTCTTTCACTATGAGCGGTTTGTCTCTTCGCCTGCAGAAAGGGCGTCTCTTTCGGAAAAACCATCGCTGCAACCGTTACGCTCGTTTTTTCGCAGGCTGTCAAAAGAGTGCGGGTTTGATGTTTCTCCCCACCGGTTCAGGCACACCCTTGCCACGACACTGATGAGCTCGCCTGAACGAAATCTGCAGCTGGTTAAGGGGTTGCTAGGACACCGCAACGTGAGTACAACAATGGAATATGTTGATATCAGTATGGATATTGTGAGCCAGGCGCTGGAAAAGGAAATGGCGCTTTACACCGACAAGGCTGAAGAGATGTTTTACAATGGTTGA
- a CDS encoding TraI domain-containing protein yields MRDRIRTLRFLFSKGEPEPVHHVSVVTPAGYHTPRTVDTLCCSPLRKTCLRQIWENSSLPADVYHRFYITPLHGLLARVQNVPATQQGRWSQSDGFGDLTLQFTTCAVRLAKGYMFPPGAAPEEQAEQNVMWNAVIFWSALFWHLPLLASLEGELLDGKSWLPGITVPDSPYRFRFREADNSSAFAALAAGQLMPAEATGWLAENPKALGNLAGSLWNQHPAMPLIRSLMKQAAEKTESPLMERKPAEILSSNTGEIPENTALSNEGGATVLPTDILSEQTALRGATDPSSPEIFSLATGIDNPTQLSDSPVKSREENEEESALSEIVKSTGSDSLPSEDDADALLSLFEMSGDAIASENEGEVQADVCVVIAEEQQSSEPLEKKEDPANEKEPSAKGNSDYSQVEIVNKCDERSDSVPVAVSGTDVAEGEQFFDWLREGLNLGDISFNGKADKTHVIAGYVFLPVPGIFFDYLKATGSTIQRESIQASFERLNLHKRRDNRRFYFAQLYDTPDKAGRFKRVKGYLVKSRRVYRETIPQDSQFILFP; encoded by the coding sequence ATGCGCGACAGAATCAGGACTCTGAGGTTTCTGTTTTCAAAAGGTGAACCGGAACCAGTACATCATGTATCCGTTGTCACACCTGCCGGCTACCACACTCCGCGTACGGTCGATACGCTGTGCTGTAGCCCATTGAGAAAAACCTGCCTGCGACAAATATGGGAAAACAGCTCACTTCCGGCGGATGTTTATCACCGGTTTTATATAACGCCACTGCATGGCTTACTGGCCAGGGTACAGAATGTGCCGGCAACACAGCAGGGAAGGTGGTCGCAGTCAGACGGCTTCGGGGACCTTACGCTGCAGTTCACAACCTGTGCGGTCAGACTGGCCAAAGGATACATGTTTCCACCCGGAGCTGCGCCAGAAGAGCAGGCAGAGCAAAACGTGATGTGGAATGCGGTCATTTTCTGGTCTGCACTGTTCTGGCATTTGCCGCTCCTGGCGTCTCTGGAGGGGGAGCTGCTTGATGGTAAAAGCTGGCTTCCGGGAATAACCGTTCCGGACTCGCCTTATCGATTCCGCTTCCGGGAAGCTGACAACTCCTCAGCTTTTGCAGCGCTGGCAGCCGGACAACTTATGCCAGCGGAAGCGACAGGCTGGCTGGCAGAAAATCCCAAAGCTCTGGGAAATCTTGCCGGGTCCTTATGGAACCAGCATCCGGCAATGCCGTTGATCCGAAGCCTGATGAAACAAGCAGCTGAGAAAACAGAGTCTCCTCTGATGGAGAGGAAACCTGCGGAAATTTTAAGTTCTAATACAGGTGAAATTCCAGAAAATACAGCCCTTTCAAATGAGGGGGGCGCTACGGTTTTACCTACAGATATTTTATCTGAACAAACAGCTCTGCGCGGGGCAACTGATCCATCTTCCCCTGAGATTTTTTCACTTGCCACAGGTATTGATAACCCCACTCAGCTTAGTGACTCACCAGTTAAAAGCCGCGAAGAAAACGAAGAAGAAAGTGCTTTAAGCGAAATCGTAAAAAGTACTGGCTCTGACTCTCTGCCCTCTGAAGATGATGCTGATGCTCTCCTGTCTCTTTTCGAAATGTCAGGAGATGCTATAGCTTCAGAAAATGAAGGTGAGGTACAGGCAGACGTGTGCGTTGTGATTGCAGAGGAACAGCAATCGTCAGAACCCCTTGAAAAGAAAGAAGACCCCGCAAATGAAAAGGAACCGTCTGCAAAAGGAAACTCGGACTATTCTCAGGTTGAAATTGTTAACAAATGTGATGAAAGATCAGATTCCGTACCCGTAGCAGTCTCCGGTACTGACGTAGCGGAAGGAGAACAGTTTTTTGACTGGCTCCGGGAGGGACTCAATCTGGGAGATATTAGTTTTAATGGTAAAGCAGACAAAACCCATGTTATTGCCGGCTATGTCTTTTTACCCGTCCCCGGTATCTTTTTCGACTACCTTAAGGCCACTGGTTCGACTATTCAACGGGAAAGCATTCAGGCTTCTTTTGAGCGACTTAACCTGCATAAGCGTCGTGATAACAGGAGATTTTATTTTGCTCAGCTTTACGATACACCCGACAAGGCCGGGAGGTTCAAACGGGTAAAAGGCTACCTGGTGAAAAGCAGGCGGGTATACAGAGAGACCATCCCTCAGGACAGTCAGTTCATTTTGTTTCCCTGA
- a CDS encoding UvrD-helicase domain-containing protein, which produces MAWNTTQAQNAVVQWQGTQLVVNAFAGTGKTSTLVSYAEANPGSKMLYLAYNRAVRDEAERKFPYNVECKTSHQLAWPRFGKHFRERLTASLRITDVARKLNTRHWPLARLALSGLNMFLCSADPEPGLIHLPSEDDRHGLDAGKILGAIQILWYEMSRIDSTFPVTHDTYLKLFQLSHPDLSKRWDTILFDEAQDANPVTSAFVLNQPCRVILVGDRYQQIYRFRGADNALNAPQLAQADKLWLTASFRFGPEVARMANILLDRAGEDKQVKGNGGEDSVVTRIPEGTEHIAVLSRTVSGVIGSALTASLMEKKVFWVGGIEGYKTEELEDLYWFSADMPEKMQSPRLSRDYRDFDEYCSIAKATQDVEMNQAIRLLDDFFPLPQKLAIMRRQVVTHEKEAQVTVSTAHRSKGLEWPVVMLSEDFTDITDPLLSQDERQDETNLLYVAVTRARRTLVLNELMRWLSDEGGKNRETTHETVPSGNGESADRHEVTGKTSENE; this is translated from the coding sequence ATGGCCTGGAATACGACTCAAGCGCAGAATGCTGTTGTACAATGGCAAGGTACACAGCTTGTAGTAAACGCCTTTGCGGGAACAGGTAAAACCTCCACCTTAGTGAGCTATGCCGAAGCCAACCCGGGAAGTAAAATGCTTTACCTCGCCTATAATCGCGCTGTGAGGGATGAAGCTGAACGCAAATTTCCATATAACGTTGAGTGTAAAACATCGCATCAGCTGGCGTGGCCCCGCTTTGGCAAACACTTCCGTGAAAGGCTGACAGCAAGTCTGCGCATTACGGATGTGGCCCGCAAGCTCAATACCCGGCACTGGCCGCTGGCGCGGCTGGCGCTCAGCGGGCTGAACATGTTCCTCTGCAGTGCTGACCCCGAGCCGGGGCTGATACATCTGCCGTCTGAGGATGATCGCCACGGTCTCGATGCAGGTAAAATTCTGGGGGCAATCCAAATCCTCTGGTATGAAATGAGCCGTATTGATTCAACCTTTCCCGTCACGCACGACACCTACCTTAAACTGTTCCAGCTCTCTCATCCTGACCTGTCAAAACGCTGGGACACCATCCTCTTCGATGAGGCGCAGGACGCCAATCCGGTGACCAGTGCGTTTGTACTGAATCAGCCCTGCCGGGTCATCTTGGTCGGCGATCGTTACCAGCAGATTTACCGGTTTCGCGGGGCGGATAACGCGCTCAATGCCCCTCAGCTGGCGCAGGCAGACAAATTGTGGCTGACGGCGAGTTTTCGTTTTGGCCCTGAGGTCGCGCGTATGGCCAACATCCTGCTGGACCGTGCCGGAGAAGATAAACAGGTAAAAGGCAACGGGGGTGAAGACAGTGTGGTGACCCGAATTCCGGAGGGAACTGAGCACATTGCTGTACTGAGCCGGACGGTATCCGGTGTGATTGGGAGTGCTTTAACGGCAAGTCTCATGGAGAAAAAGGTCTTCTGGGTCGGCGGGATTGAAGGCTACAAGACCGAAGAGCTTGAGGATCTGTACTGGTTCTCCGCCGATATGCCTGAAAAGATGCAGTCCCCGCGCCTCAGCCGGGACTACCGGGATTTTGACGAGTACTGCTCGATAGCCAAAGCCACGCAGGACGTGGAGATGAACCAGGCTATTCGCCTGCTCGATGACTTTTTCCCGCTCCCTCAAAAGCTGGCCATTATGCGCCGTCAGGTCGTCACTCATGAAAAAGAGGCTCAGGTCACGGTTTCAACCGCACACCGCAGCAAAGGGCTCGAATGGCCGGTGGTGATGCTGAGTGAGGATTTTACTGACATTACCGACCCGCTTCTTTCGCAGGATGAGCGGCAGGATGAGACTAACCTGCTGTACGTGGCTGTCACCCGGGCCAGAAGAACGCTTGTGCTTAACGAGTTGATGCGCTGGCTGAGCGATGAAGGCGGGAAAAACCGCGAGACGACGCATGAAACCGTACCGTCCGGAAATGGAGAGAGCGCCGACAGGCACGAAGTAACGGGAAAAACTTCTGAGAATGAGTAA
- a CDS encoding DUF4209 domain-containing protein — MERYRLIPKKFREEMGVNSKIESALKLIRKHGMLSLEDMHTYQTPAVDIENLVDNSIEHVKGKSDLQQALLYFVNFKMIELNEILDQDEERKFRISDLFGSIHISGDGRVIGRTKPKVEGDEGINEEIMRSFDISLKLIVAGQIIPAINQLNKEYNLPHKFFSELCCHSKLIPQERIELTSRGLYLGFEFRFAEAIHLISPQVEFLVRNVLKRAGIITSINEGGVENEIGLSSLLDKPQSAEIFGEDLHFNLRAIFTDPIGANLRNYVAYGLLDDNAANSDAVVYAWWLYLRIIVMSLTPMPMINLVITQDII; from the coding sequence TTGGAAAGATATCGTCTTATACCGAAAAAATTTAGAGAGGAAATGGGAGTTAACTCTAAAATAGAAAGCGCCCTTAAGCTAATCAGAAAACATGGCATGTTGTCTTTGGAAGATATGCATACTTATCAAACCCCAGCAGTTGATATTGAGAATCTTGTTGATAATTCGATAGAGCACGTTAAAGGAAAATCAGATCTACAACAAGCTCTACTTTATTTTGTTAACTTTAAAATGATTGAATTAAATGAAATTTTAGATCAAGACGAAGAAAGGAAATTTAGGATATCCGATCTTTTTGGGTCAATACACATTTCAGGAGATGGGAGAGTAATTGGCCGTACAAAGCCAAAAGTAGAAGGCGATGAGGGTATTAATGAAGAAATAATGAGATCATTCGACATTTCATTGAAACTTATCGTCGCAGGCCAGATTATACCCGCAATTAATCAGCTTAATAAAGAATATAACCTCCCGCATAAATTTTTTAGCGAACTGTGTTGTCATTCCAAGTTAATTCCTCAGGAAAGAATTGAATTAACATCAAGGGGTCTATATTTAGGATTTGAATTCCGTTTCGCTGAGGCAATCCATCTCATCTCTCCACAGGTAGAATTCTTGGTCAGAAATGTACTCAAGAGAGCAGGAATCATTACAAGTATTAATGAAGGCGGTGTGGAAAATGAGATTGGATTAAGTTCGTTATTAGATAAACCTCAGTCAGCTGAAATATTTGGCGAAGATCTTCATTTTAACTTACGTGCTATCTTTACGGATCCTATAGGAGCGAACCTCCGAAATTATGTGGCATATGGCTTACTTGATGACAATGCTGCCAACAGTGATGCCGTAGTATATGCATGGTGGCTTTATCTCAGGATTATTGTTATGTCCTTGACTCCCATGCCTATGATAAATTTGGTAATTACTCAAGATATAATATAG
- a CDS encoding N-6 DNA methylase — MPGMINHEKAFVKLFSQTARYHHRFKVFEDFISCSVIALENRLCFSEAREQKYLRIVRGYEKEDVTRMAQLLAHVVNGLGEASGDFLGRVFMQLELGDKYRGQFFTPWDVARMMAAMQLGDTETLFRDKPFITLSEPACGAGCMVLAFADVLRKAGWPPHRYLWVSATDIDPLAAGMAYIQLSLSGIAGEVVVGNTLADERRRVLHTPGHYLGNWIMRLETFTGNAA; from the coding sequence ATGCCTGGCATGATTAACCACGAAAAAGCCTTTGTTAAGTTGTTCAGTCAGACGGCCCGGTATCATCACCGGTTTAAAGTGTTCGAAGACTTCATCAGCTGCAGCGTCATCGCGCTGGAAAACCGGCTTTGCTTCAGTGAGGCGCGGGAGCAGAAGTATTTGCGTATAGTTCGTGGATACGAGAAGGAGGACGTCACGCGCATGGCGCAGCTGCTGGCCCACGTTGTTAACGGGCTGGGTGAAGCGTCCGGGGACTTCCTGGGGCGCGTCTTCATGCAGCTGGAGCTGGGTGACAAATACCGGGGGCAGTTTTTCACGCCCTGGGATGTGGCCAGAATGATGGCGGCCATGCAGCTGGGCGACACTGAAACGCTGTTCCGGGACAAACCCTTTATCACGCTGAGTGAACCTGCCTGTGGTGCAGGTTGCATGGTGCTGGCATTTGCCGATGTTCTGCGAAAAGCGGGCTGGCCACCGCACCGGTATCTGTGGGTATCCGCGACAGATATCGATCCGCTTGCGGCCGGTATGGCTTACATACAGTTATCCCTGAGTGGGATCGCCGGAGAAGTAGTGGTAGGTAACACCCTAGCGGACGAGCGAAGAAGGGTACTTCATACGCCGGGGCATTACCTGGGAAACTGGATAATGCGGCTTGAAACTTTCACTGGCAATGCTGCCTGA
- a CDS encoding ArdC family protein has product MKKTTSHKAARRPAKQTDLYRQITDRIVVALENGVAPWRKPWRVAAGSGLAGLPLNATTGRHYSGVNVLLLWMSADEQGFRNNRWMTYRQAQQAGGQVRKGEKATLAVVYKDWTKQAEDREGNRLYDSDGKPLMETVPMLKPLQLFNAEQCEGLPAEVAASPEQPPTVDEDGILSPDVMNRVIRMFNATGVKHRMLPQNRAYYRPLTDEIVMPVAEQFFTEADCWSTLLHELVHSTGHAKRLNREGITSSSRKFGDPVYAFEELIAEMGSAFLCAQLGVFGEVQHDSYVDHWLKVLKSDKKALFRACRHAREASEYLLAQPESQAVAA; this is encoded by the coding sequence ATGAAAAAAACGACTTCACACAAGGCGGCCCGCCGTCCGGCAAAACAGACTGACCTTTATCGTCAGATCACCGACCGCATTGTTGTCGCGCTGGAAAACGGAGTCGCGCCCTGGCGTAAGCCGTGGCGCGTGGCTGCCGGCAGCGGTCTGGCCGGTCTGCCCCTGAATGCCACAACCGGACGTCACTACAGCGGCGTGAATGTCCTGCTTCTCTGGATGTCAGCGGACGAGCAGGGTTTTCGCAATAACCGCTGGATGACTTACCGGCAGGCGCAGCAGGCTGGCGGGCAGGTGCGTAAGGGTGAGAAAGCCACCCTGGCGGTGGTTTATAAGGACTGGACGAAGCAGGCGGAGGATCGCGAAGGCAACCGCCTTTATGACAGTGACGGTAAACCGCTGATGGAAACCGTGCCGATGCTTAAACCCCTGCAGCTGTTCAACGCTGAGCAGTGTGAGGGGTTGCCGGCAGAGGTTGCGGCTTCACCTGAGCAACCGCCGACGGTGGATGAGGACGGCATACTCAGCCCGGACGTGATGAACAGGGTGATCCGGATGTTTAACGCCACAGGGGTTAAACACCGGATGCTGCCTCAGAACCGGGCTTATTACCGCCCGCTGACGGATGAAATTGTGATGCCGGTGGCTGAGCAGTTTTTTACGGAGGCGGACTGCTGGTCCACGCTGCTACATGAACTGGTACACAGTACCGGTCATGCGAAGCGACTTAACCGGGAGGGGATAACCTCCTCATCCCGCAAGTTCGGGGACCCGGTGTATGCCTTTGAGGAGCTCATCGCCGAAATGGGCAGCGCGTTTTTGTGTGCCCAACTCGGGGTATTCGGTGAGGTTCAGCACGACAGCTATGTGGACCACTGGCTGAAGGTGCTGAAATCTGACAAAAAGGCCCTGTTCCGCGCCTGCCGGCATGCGCGGGAAGCGTCGGAATATTTGCTGGCACAGCCTGAAAGTCAGGCTGTGGCGGCGTAA
- a CDS encoding DUF3085 domain-containing protein, with product MLFFDNKDLTNVLLTARMQGGQLHLAKDEGVYLMPATGAWQGNDPVPRIAYAAGCHPQKNEDWYDMARLLAGGDDFIESLSISDAVATSVLSGRTDLRILITDTQIQVLTAATDRVKVAQYRQKADQLLASAVCHFSACVGPDELCRWRENAVRLLTQAAFISCKRAKPEDHQTFLNACGRLQARLSQVTPQGALRITGR from the coding sequence ATGCTTTTTTTCGACAATAAAGACCTGACGAACGTCCTGCTGACCGCCCGCATGCAGGGAGGCCAGCTTCATCTGGCAAAGGATGAGGGTGTTTATCTTATGCCGGCCACCGGTGCCTGGCAGGGCAACGATCCGGTGCCGCGTATTGCGTATGCCGCAGGGTGTCACCCTCAGAAAAATGAGGACTGGTACGACATGGCACGCCTGCTTGCCGGCGGCGATGATTTCATTGAATCACTGTCGATAAGCGACGCGGTAGCCACCTCTGTACTGTCCGGCAGGACGGACCTGAGGATCCTGATTACCGACACACAGATACAGGTGCTCACCGCAGCGACTGACCGGGTGAAAGTCGCGCAGTACCGCCAGAAAGCCGATCAGCTTTTGGCGAGTGCAGTCTGTCACTTCAGTGCCTGTGTCGGGCCTGATGAACTCTGCCGCTGGCGTGAAAACGCCGTGCGTCTGCTGACGCAGGCGGCCTTCATCAGTTGTAAGCGGGCGAAGCCTGAAGATCATCAAACCTTTCTGAACGCCTGTGGCAGGCTGCAGGCCAGGTTATCGCAGGTGACCCCGCAGGGGGCGCTGCGAATAACCGGACGTTAA